CGAGCAGGCGCGAACCAGCCGTGCACATCTCGCCCATGTTGTAAAAGATCGCGCCCGCGGCGGCGTTGGCGGCGCGGTCGAGGTCCGCACAGTCCGGCATCACGATGTTGGGCGACTTGCCGCCCAGTTCGAGCCATACGCGCTTCAGATTCGACTGCCCGGCGTACTGCATGATGAGTTTGCCCACATTGGTCGAGCCGGTGAAGGCGAGACAATCTACGTCTGGATGCAGCGCGAGCAGCTTGCCCGGCTCACCGGCGCCCGGCACGACATTGAACACGCCCGCCGGAATACCCGCTTCGTGGGCAAGTTGCGCGATACGGATGGCCGTCAGCGGCGACTTCTCGGAGGGCTTCAGCACCACGCTATTGCCGGCCGCCAGCGCCGGGCCGAACTTCCACGACGCCATCAGGATCGGAAAATTCCACGGCACTACCGCCGCCACGACGCCGATCGGCTCACGCGTGACCAGCCCCACCAGATGATGATCGGCCGGGGCCACTTCGCCACCGATCTTGTCGATCGCCTCGGCAAACCATTCAACGCAGTACGCGGCGCCCGGCACGTCCACCGAAGTCGTATCGCCGATCGGCTTGCCGGCGTCGAGCGTTTCGAGCAGCGATAGCTCGTCGAGGTGCTCGCGCATCAAGCCGGCCCAACGCAGCAGGACAGCTTTGCGCTGGCGCGGATTCAGCCCGGACCACACATGCGAATCGAAGGCGCGGCGCGCCGCCGCAACCGCCGCGCCGACATCGTCCGCCGCGCTATCGGCCACCTTGACGAGCAGCTTGCCGTCGATCGGGCTCAGGCAATCGAAGGTGCGCCCGCTCGCAGCATGGCGATATTCGCCGTCGATAAACGCGCGGCCTTCGATCGAAAGCGTTGCGGCCTTGTCCTGCCAGTAAGCCAGAGTCTTTTCCATCAGGATGCCTCAATGTTATGCGTTCGACGTCCAGCGTGAGAGCCGCCCTCGCAGCCATCACGAGCGTCGCAACGACGTTGACGCGGAAAGTCTAGAAGCTCGGCGGCGAATTCGCCGAGACGATTTCGCAGACGTGTTCCGCGCTGGGATTGCGAAAACGGTGCGGCAAACGGCTTTCGAAGTAGTAGCTGTCACCGGGGTCGAGCAGCCACGTAGCGCCGTCCACGGTCAATTCGATCTGACCGCTGACGATCACCCCGCCCTCGTGTCCGGTGTGCACGAGCATCTCCGGTCCGGTGTCTGAAAGCGGTTGATAGACTTCCCGCAAGATGCCCATGTTGCGGTCTTTCACACCCGCACCGGCGAGATAGAACTCGATCGACTCGTTGCCGAGATTCGGCATGTCGGCGCGGCGCGACACCACGGAGCGGTCAGCTTCCACTTCGAACGTGAAGAATTCGGCGAGGCTCATCGGTATGCACTCGAGCAGCTTCTTGAGCGACCCGACTGAGGGACTCACGCGATTTTGTTCGATCAACGAAATAGTTCCGTTAGTGACGCCCGCCCGTTTGGCCAGCTCGCGCTGAGACAGGCCATTCTTCTTACGGATGTACTGCAGGCGGGACGCAACTTCGATGGACATCGCTGCACTCTCAGAGTGGATGAACCCGTTTAAGGAATCAGCAGGATCGCGTCGGGTCTGCGCGAGTGTTGAATATTCTAATCACTTTAAGGCTGCCGCTGCTGGGGAAAACCCTTTGATGCATTCGAAATACCGGCTATTGCAATACGCATACCCAACCCGCGGGTTTTGGCCTATTGCCTCGGGTAAGCCCTGATAAATCTTTTATAAAAATGATTTGACGGCAATATTGGCTCGTATATGCTGGTTCACAGGCGGTCGTCATGCCAACGTCACAGATCCTCCAGCGAGTGTTTTGCGACGAAGCGAAGCAGTTTCGCTGCGGCACCAGGCGATCAACCCGCGTCACGTTTCTTTAAACGCCCTGTGCGTTTCTGAACGAGGCGTTCAATACTTTCAACGTCGCTAGTCGAGTGTAATCGTGAGAGTCCGAGGCCCTTTGGTTAGGTGGGAACGCAGTCAGGCGAGATGTCTTCGTCCTGAAGGCACCATCGCCGACGGCAGCAACGGCAGCCTTGCGTTTCGCCGCTTTCTGTCCGTCTTCACGATCCTGTCCCGCCGTTCTGTCCGACGCCACAATTCCGTCTCTGCGCGCGCTTTCATCGCCGTACGCACCGACGAAGTCGCTTCCCTGCTGCCCTAGCGCCTCTCTATTTACCGTTCGGTTCACCTGTTTGCCTGAGCGTATGCGTGTGCCTTTACCGGCACCAGCGCTTGTGCGTGCATCGTTTCGTCTGTTGTCTGCGCATTCGTATCCGTTGCGCCAGGTAATGGGCTGAACCGAACGGCTTTCCTGATAGCAATGCGCGGCATGGTCCGCTAACGACCTCCGCCTGCACTTCCGGTGGCTTTGCGCCCTGCGCACGGCTGCGGAATCGTGCCGCGCCTGTTTTAACGTTGTTCGCGCCGCGTCCCGCGGGGAATAAACACGTCCATTCATTTAGTCATGCGAACCAGACCCCTGGTCGGCATTAGCGCCGACAGAACGATGACGGGAGTGCACCCGTCGCACACGGTCGGCGAGAAATATATCGCCGCTGTCGTCGACGGCTCACACGCGCTGGCGATGCTGCTGCCCGCGCTCGGCAACCGTCAGGCCGCTGCCGAGATTCTCGCGACGGTCGACGGCTTGCTGTTTACCGGCAGCTATTCGAATGTCGAGCCGCACCATTACGGTGGCGAGCCCAGCGTACCGGGCACGCTGCACGATGCTGCACGCGACGCGACGACGCTGCCGCTCCTCGCTGCAGCGATCGACGCCGGTGTGCCGGTCCTCGCCGTCTGTCGCGGCTTTCAGGAAATGAATGTGGTGTTCGGCGGGACGCTGCATCAAAGCGTTCACGCGGTGGCAGGTTTAAACGACCACCGTGAGAACAAGGAAGACGAACTGGACGTGCAATACGCACCGTCGCATTCCATCGCGCTGACCGAGGGCGGCCTGCTGCAGCGCCTTGCAGCGGGAGCGAATGAGGCACGTGTGAATTCCTTGCACGGACAAGGCGTCGAGCGGCTAGGCAACGGCCTCGTGGCCGAAGCCACTGCGCCGGACGGATTGATCGAGGCGGTGAGCGTCAGGAATGCGCGTGCCTTCGCTTTGGGTGTGCAGTGGCACCCCGAGTGGAAGCACGCGAACGACGCGCTGTCCACCGCGATCTTCCGGGCGTTCGGCGATGCATGCCGCGATCGAATGCGCACCAGGGCCGGCTATGGCGCGGCATCCGCCGCCACGCACGCCTGAGCTGGTCCGCGCAAAAACTGAGAGAACAATCATGCAAGACATCGACGAATTTCTGAAGCAACACCGCATCACCGAGATCGAAGCAATCATTCCCGACATGGCCGGGATCGCGCGCGGCAAGATCATTCCGCGCAGCAAGTTCGAATCCGGGGAATCCATGCGCCTGCCGCAAGCGGTGATGATCCAGACCGTCACAGGGGACTATCCGGAGGACGGTTCACTGACCGGCGTCACCGATCCCGACATGGTCTGCGTTCCCGACGCTTCGACCATCCGCCTGATTCCGTGGGCAGTCGATCCCACCGCGCAGGTGATTCACGACTGCGTGCACTTCGACGGCACACCGGTCGCCATCTCGCCGCGCCGGGTGCTGCGCCAGGTGCTTGAGCTGTACAAGGCCCGCGGCTGGAAGCCGGTTATTGCGCCGGAACTCGAGTTCTACCTGGTCGACATGAACAAGGATCCGGATCTGCCGCTGCAACCGCCGATCGGCCGGACCGGCCGTCCGGAGACGGGCCGCCAGGCGTACTCGATCGAAGCGGTCAACGAATTCGATCCGCTGTTCGAAGACATCTATGAGTATTGCGACATTCAGGAGCTCGAAGTCGACACGCTGATCCACGAGGTCGGCGCGGCGCAGATGGAAATCAACTTCATGCACGGCGACCCGCTCAAGCTCGCGGACAGCGTGTTTCTGTTCAAGCGCACGGTGCGCGAGGCCGCGCTGCGTCACAAGATGTATGCGACGTTCATGGCCAAGCCGATGGAAAGCGAGCCGGGTTCGGCGATGCACATGCATCAGAGCCTCGTCGACGAGGAGAGCGGGCACAACCTGTTCACCGGCCCCGACGGCAAGCCCACGCCACTATTCGACGGCTATATCGCCGGCCTGCAGAAATACACGCCCGCGTTGATGCCGATTTTCGCACCGTACATCAACTCCTACCGCCGCTTGTCGCGTTTTATGGCGGCTCCGATCAACGTGGCGTGGGGCTACGACAACCGCACGGTGGGCTTCCGGATTCCGCATTCGGGGCCGGCTGCACGGCGCATTGAAAACCGCATTCCTGGCGTGGATTGCAATCCCTACCTCGCCATTGCCGCAACGCTTGCGGCCGGCTACCTCGGCATGACGCAAAATCTGCGGCCTACCGAGCCGCTGATCAGCGACGGCTACGAACTGCCCTATCAATTGCCGCGCAATCTCGAAGAGGGCCTGACGCTGATGGGCGGGTGCGAACCGATCGCCGAAGTGCTCGGCGAGAAATTCGTCAAGGCCTATCTGGCATTGAAGGAAACCGAGTATGAAGCGTTTTTCCGCGTGATCAGTTCGTGGGAACGCCGGCACCTGCTGCTGCACGTTTAAGACGTGCGTAAGCCAAGAGAACAACTGGAGGCAACATGAGCTACAGAACAGAAGAAGTCGCGTACGTGCAACCGGCCCAGCCGGCGGCGTTCGCGCAGGTATCGCAACAACGCAGCACTGCTGAGTATCGCGCGCTCGACGCGGCACACCATATTCACCCGTTTTCGGACATGGGTTCGCTCAACAAGGCCGGCAGCCGCGTGATCGTCAAGGCCAAGGGCGTGTATGTATGGGATTCCGAAGGCAACCAGATCATCGACGGTATGGCGGGTCTGTGGTGCGTGAACGTCGGCTACGGCCGCAAGGAACTCGCCGACGCCGCCTACCGGCAGATGCTGGAGTTGCCCTACTACAACACCTTCTTCAAGACCACGCATCCGCCGGTGATCGAACTGTCGGCGCTGCTCGCGGAACTGGCGCCGGCTCCGTTCAATCACTTCTTCTATTGCAACAGCGGTTCGGAAGGCAACGACACCGTGCTGCGCATCGTCCATCAGTTCTGGGCCACGCAGGGCAAGCACGCGAAGAGGTACGTGATTTCGCGCAAGAACGGCTATCACGGTTCGACAATCGCCGGCGGCACGCTCGGCGGCATGGGCTACATGCATGAGCAGATGCCGTCGAAAGTCGAGAACATCGTTCACATCGACCAGCCGTATTATTTCGGCGAAGCCGAGGGCAATCTCACGCCGGAAGAATTCGGCCTCGCCCGCGCACAGCAGCTGGAAGCCAGGATCCTCGAGATCGGCGCGGAGAACGTCGCCGCGTTTATCGGTGAGCCTTTCCAGGGGGCGGGGGGCGTGATTTTCCCGCCGTCGACTTACTGGCCGGAAATCCAGCGCATCTGCCGCAAGTACGACATCCTGCTGGTGGCAGATGAAGTGATCGGCGGTTTCGGGCGCACCGGTGAATGGTTCGCACATCAGCACTTCGAGTTCGAGCCCGACCTCATCACGCTCGCCAAGGGCTTGACGAGCGGCTATGTGCCGATGGGCGCGGTCGGTCTGCATGACCGTGTCGCCAAAGTCATTGTCGAAAACGGCGACTTCAACCACGGCCTCACCTACTCGGGCCATCCGGTTGCGGCAGCGGTGGCGGTCGCCAACCTGAAGCTCTTGCGCGACGAGAAAATCATCGAGCGCGTCAAGACCGACACCGGTCCGTACTTCCAGAAGCAGTTGCGCGAGGCCTTCGCGAACCATCCGATCGTCGGCGATATCTCCGGCGCCGGGCTGGTAGCCGGTCTGCAACTCGCGCAGGAGCCTAAAACGCGCAAGCGTTTTGCCAATGGAGGTGAAGTCGGCACCATCTGCCGCGACTTCTGCTTCAACGGCAACCTGATCATGCGCGCTAGCGGCGACCGGATGCTGCTGTCGCCACCGCTCGTGATCACCAGGCAGGAAATCGACGAGATCGTGTCGAAGGCGAAAAAGGCCATCGACGCGACCGCACAACAACTCGGAATTTCGTAACGGCAGTTCTTTTCCGGCCCGGGCGCAACAACCATGACACGCGCCCATGCCGGGATTCTAACTTCAAGGGAAAAACGCCATGAGCGCTAGTCATACTGGACGTCATCTTCGACATGCGGTTGCGGGGGCCGCGCTTCTCGCCGTCACGAGCTTTACTGCGCTGTCGGTCTCACCGGCGCTTGCGGCCGACACGGAACTGAACGTGTACAACTGGTCGGACTACATCGCCAAAGACACGATTCCGAACTTCGAGAAGCAGGACGGCATCCACGTGAAGTACGACAACTACGACAGCGACGATACCTTGCAGGCCAAGCTGCTCGCAGGGAGTTCGGGTTACGACATCGTCGTGCCGACGTCCAACTACATGGCCAAACAGATTCAGGCCGGCGTCTACCAGAAGCTGGATAAATCCAAGCTGCCGAACCTGGCGAACCTCGACCCGGTTCTGATGAAGATGATTACCGACGCCGATCCGGGCAACCAGTACGGGGTGCCCTGGGCATACGGCACGGACGGCATAGGCTATAACCTGCAAGCCGTACAGAAGGCACTCGGCGCCGATGCGCCGGTGGATAGCTGGTCGCTGGTGTTCGATCCGGCCAACCTCTCCAAGCTGAAGGGCTGCGGCGTGTCGTTCCTCGACCAGGCTGTCGACGTGTTCGCTGCCGTGCTGCAATACATGCACAAGGATCCGAACAGCACGAACCCGGCTGACTATCAGGCCGCCTTCGAAGTGCTGAAGAAAGTCCGCCCGTATATCACCCAGTTCAACTCCTCCGGTTACATCAACGACCTCGCTAACAACGACATCTGCGTCGCCGTGGCGTGGTCGGGCGACGTCGGCATCGCCAGCCGCCGTGCCGCTGAAGCGAAGCGCTCGTACACGGTCAAGTTTTCCAACGTCAAGGAAGGCGGCCTGCTGTGGTTCGACGTGATGGTGATCCCGAAGGATGCGCCGCACGCTGAAGCCGCACTGAAGTGGATTAACTACATCGAAGATCCGAAGGTCAACGCCGCGATCACCAATGAAGTCTTCTACCCGACCGCCAACAAGGCTGCACGCCAGTTCGTGACGCCGGGCGTCGCTCAGGACACCACTGTTTATCCGGGTGACGACGTATTGAGCAAGATGACGCTAATGAAGCCGATGCCGAGCGACATTCTGCGCCTCGAAAACCGTCTTTGGGCTCAGCTCAAAACCGGCCACTAATCTTTAGACACCGCATATCAGCGGATATAACCGCGGAGCAGGGATCGCTCGATCCCTCTCCGCCTGAATCAGGCAATAAGGCAGTCAGCCTGCGCCTTGCAAGCGCAGTCCCATGTTTCCCGATCGCAGCAGACCTTTGTGAGCCGCCCCGCGCGCCCCACACGGGGACGCTTACGCCCGCGATCCGCAAGGAATGGTTACGCCATGAACTCGACGACCTCAAATAGCGCCGCCCAGGCGGCTCGTAATGCTGCAAAAGCCGCGGTTACGACTAAAAGCAAGTCCGACGAATTTGTCCGTATCGAAAACGTCGTAAAGAAATTCGGCGACAGCACCGCTGTCGATAACGTCAATCTGACCATCGCGAAGAATGAACTCTTCGCACTGCTCGGCAGCTCGGGCTGCGGCAAGTCCACGCTCCTGCGCATGCTCGCCGGGCTGGAAACGGCCACCTCGGGACGCATCTTCGTCGACGGCGAAGATCTCGCGGCGATGCCGCCGTACAAGCGCCCGGTCAACATGATGTTCCAGTCGTATGCGTTGTTCCCCCATATGAGCGTGGAGTCGAACATCGCCTTCGGCCTCAAGCAGGAAGGCACGCCGAAGAACGAAATCAAGGAACGCGTTGCCGATGCGCTGCACCTCGTGCAGATGAGCCGGTTCGCGGGCCGCAAGCCGCACCAGCTCTCGGGTGGCCAGCAGCAGCGTGTGGCGCTGGCCCGCTCGCTCGTCAAGCGTCCCAAGCTGCTGCTGCTCGACGAGCCGATGTCCGCGCTCGACAAGAAGATCCGCCAGAAGACCCAGCTCGAGCTGGTCAACATCATCGAGAAGGTCGACGTGACCTGCGTGATGGTGACCCACGATCAGGAAGAGGCGATGACCATGGCCGGGCGCCTCGCCGTGATGAGCGAAGGCCGCATCGTGCAGATTGGTACGCCCTCCCAGGTTTATGAGTTTCCGAACAGCCGCTTCTCGGCCGAGTTTATCGGCACGACCAACATGTTCGAAGGTGTGGTGGTGGAGGACGAGCCCGATCACATCTTCGTCGAAAGCGAGGATCTCGAAGCACGCATGTATGTAAGCCACGGCATCACGGGTCCGCTCGGCATGCCGGTGGGCATCTCGGTACGCCCGGAGCGCGTCAGGGTTTCGCTCGAGAAGCCGGGCACGCCGCACAACTGGGCTCGTGGAGTCGTCTCGGATGTCGCTTACATGGGCAGCTATTCGCTGTATCACGTACGCCTGCCGAGCGGCAAGACCGTGGTGTCGAACCTGTCCAGCTCGCACCTGATGAGCGAAGGGGCGCCCGCCTATAACGACGACGTGTTCGTCCATTGGTCGCCGGCGAGCGGCGTGGTGGTGACGCAATGACAACATCCGTCTCCACCTCCTCCGTGGCGCCCGGCACCCTCACCCGGCTGCTGAAGCGCCTGAGCGCCCTGCTTCCGTCGGGCCGCACAACGGTGATCGGCGTACCGTTCATCTGGCTAACGCTGTTCTTCGCACTGCCCTTCGTGCTGGTACTGAAGATCAGTTTCGCCGATCTGCGCCTGAGCATTCCACCGTACTCCGACCTCGTCAGCATGAAAGACGGCGTCGTGCATCTGGCGATCCAACTCGGTCACTACGCGTTTCTGCTGCAGGACGACCTGTATATCGCGACCTACATCAGTTCCCTGAAGATGGCGGCCATCTCGACCTTCTTCTGCCTGCTGATCGGCTATCCGATCGCGTACTACATTGCGCGTTCGGAGCCGGCCAAACGCAATCTGTTGATGATGGGCGTGATGCTGCCTTTCTGGACCTCGTTCCTGATCCGCGTCTATGCATGGATAGGCATCCTGAAGGACGACGGCCTGCTCAATCACACGCTGATGGCGATCGGCATGATCCACTCGCCGCTGCGGCTATACCACACCGATATCGGCGTCTATATCGGCATGGTCTATTCGTATCTGCCGTTCATGGTGATGCCGCTGTATGCGCACCTGGTGAAGATGGACCTGACGCTGCTCGAAGCCGCCTACGACCTCGGCGCCAAGCCGTGGACCGCCTTCACGCGCATCACGTTGCCGCTGTCGAAGAACGGCATCATCGCCGGCAGTCTGCTGGTGTTCATCCCCGCAGTGGGCGAATACGTGATCCCCGAACTGCTCGGTGGCGCAGACACCCTGATGATCGGCCGTGTGATGTGGGACGAGTTCTTCAACGATATGGACTGGCCGATGGCGTCCGCCGTCACGGTCGCGATGGTTCTGCTGCTGCTCGTGCCGATGGCCGTGTTCCAGTACTACCAGGTCAAGGAACTGGAGGGCGCGAAATGATCAGGCCGAACAGAAAGCTTTCCAACACCGTCCTGACGCTCGGGTTCCTGTTCCTTTATATCCCGATCATCAGCCTCGTCGTGTACTCGTTCAACGAGTCGAAGCTCGTCACCGTGTGGTCCGGCTTTTCGCTGAAATGGTACGGGGCGCTGCTGCAGGACGACGAGTTGCTCAGCGCGGCGTGGCTGTCGCTGAAGATCGGGCTGTTGACGGCATGCGCCTCGGTCGTGATCGGAACGTGGGCGGGTTTCGTGCTCGCGCGCTTCGGGCGCTTTCGCGGCTTCACGATGTTTGCCGGGATGATCAACGCGCCACTCGTGATTCCTGAAGTGATTCAAGGCATCTCGCTGCTGCTGCTGTTCGTCGCGCTCGAACAGATGCTCGGCTGGCCAAAGGGCCGCGGCCTGTTCACGATCTGGATCGGCCACGTGATGTTGTGCGTCTCCTACGTCGCAATCATCGTGCAGTCACGCGTCAAGGAGCTGAACAAGTCGCTCGAGGAAGCCGCACTCGATCTCGGCGCAACGCCGTTCAAGGTGTTCTTCCTGATCACGCTGCCGCTGATCTCGCAGGCGCTGATGTCCGGCTGGCTGCTGTCGTTCACGCTCTCGTTCGACGATCTGGTGCTATCCGCGTTCCTTTCCGGTCCCGGTTCCACCACGCTGCCGCTTGTCGTGTTCTCGCGAGTACGTCTCGGTCTGAATCCGGAAATGAATGCGCTCGCAACGATCTTCATCACGGTTGTAACGATCGGTGTGATTGCAGTGAACCGCTGGATGCAGATTCGCGAACGCAAGCGCACCCGCGATATGCAAATGGCGTTTGCCGTTGCCGAAGCCGCCGATGCAGCAACCGTTACCCCTCAACCCGCCGCCGTGCGCAAGTCGCTCGGTACCGTCCGAGTTTAAGCAGTTCCTGGCAATACGACCAACAAGGAGAATGTGCATGAGAAAGAAACTCATCTGCCTGCTAGTGGCGGGGAGTCTGCCTGGCGTTGCCATGGCGGACGCCACCAGCGATGAGATCAAGGCGCTTCAGGCCCAGCTGAACGCCTTGCAAAAAGAAGTGAAGCAATTGCGCTCGGAGGTCGCAGCCAAACCCAAGGCGGTAGCCGCCGCACCGGCGCCAGCGCCGGCTGCGGCACCTGCCGTGGCCGCAGCCCCGGTGGACATTTCGTCGCCTGACTACGGCAAGTCGCAAGCGACGCTGACCAACGACCAGGTCGACTCGATGAAGCAGCAGATCGCCAACCAGCAGCTGAAGGTCGATTCGCTAGTGGATGCGCAGAACACCGGTCCGATCGCAGGCCTCTCGATCACGGGCTATATCGATCCGACCTATGTCTATAACCGCGCGCCAGGCACCTCGTCGTTCCTGTTCGCGAACCACGAAAGCAGCTACAACTACTTCAACAGCACGTTCGGCGATCTCTACCTCGACATCAAGAAGACTTTCGGTGTCGGCCCGATGGCGCCGTCGGCCGAAATCACGCTGATGCCGAACCGCGGCAACGGCATTACGCTGCTGCAGAACGAGCACGGTACGATCGGCGACAACATCCTGAACACGGCGGTCGTGACGGTACCGGTGACGGCGACGACGACCTTCGTGGCCGGCTTGATGCCGAGCTTCGGCGGCTATGAAGTGCAGCAGTCGAACCAGATGACCACGCTCACGCACAACCTGCTGTATGACTTCTCGGATCCGGGCAGCTATGTCGGCGTAGGTGTGAACTACACGGGCGACGGCAGCAACTGGGCGTGGAAATTCATGCTGGGCAACGAACAGTACCGCACGTATGGTTCCGTGGTGCAGACGGGCACCAACGCGTTGGGCGATCCGATCACCAGCAGCAACAAAATCCCCACTTTCACGGCACGGGTCGACTACACGTGGTCTAGCGCGCTGGATCTGGGCGGCTCGTTCAACATCGGCCGGCAAACGCTCGCCTCCGGACTCGACTCCAACGGCAATCCGGTGTACGGCGTGGGCGGTGCAGCGCCAAGCGCCTTTGGCACTTTCTTCTTCGCTGAAGCCGATGCCGCTTACACGCTCGCGGACGTCCAGTACAACGCCGAGCTCGACTACGGTCAGCAACAGAACGCTGCATTCAACGGCGGCCAGGCGCAGTGGTACGGCATCTCGTTGCTCGCGCACCGCAAGTTCACTTTGCCGACGGTGGGCCGCATGGGTGTGACGGCGCGTTACGACCTGCTCGCCGACACCAAGAACGGCGGTGGCGGCGGTGGCATCGCGCTGAACTCGAACGGTATGGACACGGCAGACGGTTTTGGCATCGGTGCAAGCTGCCTCGCGAATTCGAAGGCGAACGGTGGCCTGGGCTTCGAGTGCAAGGGCGCCGTCCACCAGGACGTCGCACTGGACCTGCTGTTCTATCCGACCCAGCAGATCACGGTGAAGGTGGAATACCGGCATGACTGGGCCACCCAGGATACGTTCCTGCGCAACGATGGCTCTTATAGCAAGTCCAACGACATGCTGGCCACGCAGTTCATCTACGCGTTTTAACCTGTACCGCCGAAGCGCGATTGCCTGCCGCAGGGTGTCGCGCCTCGGCCCTTATTGTGTTTTCTGCCTATGCTCCGGTTCTCGAACCAGCCCCATGCCGCGTCGTACTACGCCGCGACGCTCAACGATACGACCCGTCATGCCCCGCTCGACGGCACATTGAAGGTGGATGTCTGCGTGATCGGCGCCGGCCTCACCGGCATCTCGACCGCGCTCAACCTCGCGGAACGCGGCTATTCCGTTGCGGTGCTCGAAGCCTCGAAAGTCGGTTGGGCGGCGAGCGGGCGCAATGGCGGCCAGTTGATCGGCGGCTTTGCGTGCGATATGGATACGTTCGCAAAGCACATGCCCGCCGAAGACGTCAAACGTATGTGGGAGATGGGACTCGAGACGCTGGATATCGTCAGGGATCGCGTCGCCAGACATCAGATCGACTGCGATCTCAAGTTCGGCTATTTTCATGCGGCGAACAAACCGCGCGATGCCGCAGCGCTAAGGCAATCGCGAGATGAAGCACACACGCGCTTCGGTTACGACCGTTTCCGTTACATCGAGCAAGACGGCCTGAGCCACTACGTGCAGTCGACACGCTATCTGGGCGGCCTGTTCGATCCGGACAGCGGCCATTTGCATCCGCTCAATTACACGCTTGGCCTCGCGCGTGCGGCGTGCGCAGCGGGCGTGCAGATTTTCGAAGACAGTTGCGTGAGCCAGATGCGTAGCGAGGGCAATGGACATGTGATCGAAACCGCTCATGGCGAGGTGCAGGCGCAATTCGTTGCGCTCGCCTGCAACACCTGGCTGGGTGCGCTGGCACCTGAGCTCGCGCGCAAGATCATGCCGGTCGGCACGTATGTGATTGCCACCGAACCGCTCGACCCCGCGCGTGCGCGGGCCTTGATGCCGGCGCAAGCCGCCATCTGCGATAGCCGATTCGTGCTCGACTACTTCCGCCCCGCGCCGGATCACCGCGTGTTGTGGGGCGGCAAGGTCAGTTACTCGACGTTTGCGCCGCGCGATCTGGGCGAAGCAATGCGGCGCGATATGCTGAAGACTTTCCCGCAACTGGCCGACGTCAAGGTCGACTATGCGTGGGGCGGTTTCGTCGATATCACGATGAACCGCGCACCGCATTTCGGACGCCTCTCGCCCACTGTGTACTTCGCGCAAGGCTTCTCCGGTCACGGTGTCAACACCACGGGGCTGGCAGGCAAGCTGATCGCCGAGGCGATCGACGGCCAGGCCTCGCGTTTCGACCTGTTCGGCAAGATTCGCCACCGCGATTTTCCGGGTGGCGCTACACTGCGCACCCCTGCCCTCGTGCTCGCGATGGCCTGGTATCGAATGAAGGACCTGCTTTGATGGCTGACAGTCTCGACCGCCGTGCGGATGCACTGATCCGCGACTCCTATTACGAAGCGAGCGCCGTGCGCCCGCTCGCGGATGATCCGATGCTCGATGCCGCACTCGAAGCCGACGTCTGCGTGATCGGCGCGGGTTTTGCCGGGCTCTCGGTTGCGCTCGA
The sequence above is drawn from the Paraburkholderia phenazinium genome and encodes:
- a CDS encoding NAD(P)/FAD-dependent oxidoreductase codes for the protein MLRFSNQPHAASYYAATLNDTTRHAPLDGTLKVDVCVIGAGLTGISTALNLAERGYSVAVLEASKVGWAASGRNGGQLIGGFACDMDTFAKHMPAEDVKRMWEMGLETLDIVRDRVARHQIDCDLKFGYFHAANKPRDAAALRQSRDEAHTRFGYDRFRYIEQDGLSHYVQSTRYLGGLFDPDSGHLHPLNYTLGLARAACAAGVQIFEDSCVSQMRSEGNGHVIETAHGEVQAQFVALACNTWLGALAPELARKIMPVGTYVIATEPLDPARARALMPAQAAICDSRFVLDYFRPAPDHRVLWGGKVSYSTFAPRDLGEAMRRDMLKTFPQLADVKVDYAWGGFVDITMNRAPHFGRLSPTVYFAQGFSGHGVNTTGLAGKLIAEAIDGQASRFDLFGKIRHRDFPGGATLRTPALVLAMAWYRMKDLL